GCCATCGGCGTCGTCTTCATTATAGGCTTTGTGAAGCTATGGTGGTCAAACCGATACATGGCCAAGCTCGAAATCATTGACGCGGAAAAGAGGGCACATGCCTCAGAGATGGAATCAACCGGCCTGCCGCCCCCACGAAAGCAATCCGAAATCCCCTTTGGCGTCCGCGCCATTCAGTCCGGCATCGAGGTCGACGGCATCTGGATTTCTCGCCCCGCCACCCCTGCCACCGATTCCCCTCCCAATTCCGCCAAGGGCAAGGgcaagtacgtctctatggGTCCCATCTCACCCGCCTCAACGAACTCCTCAGACCCCTTTGGCTCTCCGCCTTCGTCTCGCGGCGGCAACGGTGTTACGATTGGTCCTCAGACATATCGCCCCAAGTCGTTCACCGGAAACGCCGTTGCGAGCCGTGCCGACGCGCTGAGCCAGCTTGAGGGCAACCCGAATCCGCCAACCGCACCCTCCTACAGCACTTACCAGCCCCGCGGAAACGTCGCCCATTCCGAGTCCTCGGATGAGGCCAGTAGCCCTGTCAGCCCCATCGATCGCGGCAACGCTGGCATCAGCAGCGAAAACTACAACGGCATCGACGTCCGAGTACCTGTCCGAGCCTCACCCGTCGTCAACCGCCAGCTCAACAAGGTTCGCAACGTCACCGGCGGTCCCGCTCAGCAACCGACGACGGGCGGCGGTGTCCGCTCTTTCAGCGGCAGCTTGCAGCTGCCCAAGAACGGCAAGGGAACGTACTCTACCGTGCCGCAGGTCTCGCCCGGCGGGGATCTCACTGATCCGTTTGCTACGCCTGTTACTACCCCTGGTGCCGACCAGGCGTTGCTTCCttctcagcagcagcagcagcagggaGTTCATCACGTTAAGTTTGCGAATGTTGAGTATATCACCAGCCAGCGCTACGCCAGCGATGGTAGCAGCGGGAGCAGCGGCAGCAGTAGCAGCAATAATCACAACTAAGTCCTCTTTTAGGCTTGGGTAGTGTGGTTGATTGACGGTACATCAGCATCGGATGGTAAAGCGAGTTTTCTTTTTGGCTTCCTTCTTTCTTTCGCGAATCTTCTCACAAACTTGGAGAGTAATATCGTAGCAACTGTATGAGTAACAAAGGGCAATCTGTCGAATATGGACAGCGGGGGGTTGGATACTAGGTTCCGTGGCCTCTCCTTCACGAAAGAGATGGCATACGAGGGGAAAGGCGTTTCAGGCATGTAAAAAAGAATTCATCATCGAGAACACGTTAGACGGTGGGCACCTCTTGCGCCGCAAGGTCTCTCGTCGAACCCCGCTCTCAAACATGAGAGATTGGGGCAGACTATCATTAAAAGGACAGCGTTCCATCCATAGAATAAGCACAATCACAAGAAAGAAAAACAATCATAATAACACTTGGCCAATTACCTGCAATGAGGCAGTATGTATCGATTGAGACCGATGGCCAGGGCATCGATTTGGTGCAATGCAATTACTTTAACAGCGCCGCTCGGCTCGCAACTCTGCGCTCCGGACTTCGGCGTGGCTCCGCGCACGTCGGCACCGGCGCCGGTTATGGCGACGCAAATGGGACCCCGCTCGTTCGACCTCCGCTCGTCCAACCCCCATGGAAGCAATCCTCCTCAGCCCCGTGCCCCCACATAATTGACATGACGTGCGTGATGAATGGAGAAGGGGAGACGATCCGTATCGGCGGCCAAGGGAATAACCGCGATCAATCCCCCTCTTCTACGCTTGCTTTCACACACTCTATCCTCATTGTGAAGTCCGTTTTTGGGAAATATCGCGCAATTGCATCTTGGGTTTAGCTCCTTGCGAATACAAGATCCTACTAAAGGAACGGGCTCTCAGATCCAAGCAACTTGACACGGGCGTTTTGAGACATCTTCATCCGCAGCATAATTACATCACGGTTTTGAGCATACTTGTATAGACAGACAGGTCATCACCAACTCAACTCAATCTCGAACGTCAAACACAGCACCTAACGAATCCTCAACTTCAGAAAACCACGGACCCCAAAAAAGGAAGAAttagaaaaaagaagaaaacacaacaacaacaaccacCACAATGTCCCCAACATCCCTCCACCAAGGCGCCTCAAAAGGCTTCGCAGACGCTGCAACCTACGACGCCTACCGCCCCTCCTACCCCGCCGCCGCGACCCAAAAGTTCCTAGAGCACCTCCGCCTCGCCGACGTGCCGCACGCCAAGATCCTGGACCTGGCCGCGGGCACGGGGAAGATGACCGAGGTGCTGGCGGCGCGGCACGAGGGGTTCGAGGTCGTGGCTGTGGAGCCGCACGAGGGGATGAGGGCGGAGCTGGAGAAGAAGGGGCTGAGGGGCGTCGAGGTGAAGGATGGGTTCGCGGCGAGGTTGCCGCTCGGGGAGGAGTGGGGGGACGGTGCTGTTGTTGCGCAGGTGAGTTTTGGTGCTTCTTTCTTGGAAGTTGATGGGGGGGGTTTTGTTTTGGGGTTGCGAGGAATGAGATGGAAGAGCTTGTGCTTTTGTTGGGGATTGATGGCTGACTTGTGTTCTACACAGGCATTTCACTGGTAAGACGATCCATCATCTGGACTCAGGATTGTGGACAGAAGCTCATGAGAAAGCATAGGTTCGCAACGACAGAGTCACTAAAGGAGATTCATCGCGTCCTGAAGCCGACTGCCGTGCTTGGTTTCATCTGGAATATTGAAGATTGTAAGTCTTCCCGCTCGTTCTCGATCCTCAGGAGACACATACTCCATGTTACGCGAGGAcgcacaaaaaaaaaaagaaaggaatgCTAATGAAATCCCCACGCGATCACAGACAACAAGCCAAAGCACTGGAAAGCAAGCACGCCCTGGGAACAGTCCCTCAACGAGCTCGTCTTCACCCTTGGCGGTGACGGCCAGCCGCGCTTCCGCGACTTCGTCTGGAAGGACGTCTTTGACAGCCAGCTCGACGCCAACCCGCTGCGCGCCGTCAAGGACGTCGTCCTCGAGGGCGGGCGCAAGATGCCCCTCTTCAGCGTGCCCGTGGGCGAGGAAAAAGTGCCATTCACGGTCTGGCTGACGCCCGAGGCGGTGTGGAACCGGCTGCGGACGCTGAGCCAGGTCGCGGTGCTCGAGGGGGCGCGGGCCGCGGCGTTCAAGGCCGAGTTTGATGCCATTCTAGGCGGGGAGAGCGTGGAGAGGAATGAGAAGGGGGAGGTTGCGTTGCATGGGGTTACGTATTTTGCGTGGACTTCGAGGTTGTAGCCGTGGTGAGATGGTCTGCATCGTAAGTGGGGGGTGCTTTTGCTGTTCTGGTCAGACGAAGGCGA
The Colletotrichum lupini chromosome 6, complete sequence DNA segment above includes these coding regions:
- a CDS encoding methyltransferase; the encoded protein is MSPTSLHQGASKGFADAATYDAYRPSYPAAATQKFLEHLRLADVPHAKILDLAAGTGKMTEVLAARHEGFEVVAVEPHEGMRAELEKKGLRGVEVKDGFAARLPLGEEWGDGAVVAQAFHWFATTESLKEIHRVLKPTAVLGFIWNIEDYNKPKHWKASTPWEQSLNELVFTLGGDGQPRFRDFVWKDVFDSQLDANPLRAVKDVVLEGGRKMPLFSVPVGEEKVPFTVWLTPEAVWNRLRTLSQVAVLEGARAAAFKAEFDAILGGESVERNEKGEVALHGVTYFAWTSRLRKGAENVRPYGRIEGIISSALVDLMKDASRAL